The following coding sequences are from one Lolium rigidum isolate FL_2022 chromosome 6, APGP_CSIRO_Lrig_0.1, whole genome shotgun sequence window:
- the LOC124663462 gene encoding MYB-like transcription factor EOBII, with translation MARMMCGRAGEPAVRKGPWTLEEDLILVGYISKHGEGSWDNLARSAGLNRNGKSCRLRWLNYLRPGLRRGSISPEEEMVIRELHARLGNKWAEIAKHLPGRTDNEVKNYWRTRIHKKAPSCCPASMAVSEVTTSSVSASTTSQASSTVGDEYTQTSFPYPDLGWPAADHHDVAAATTRFLSEFSDNFWSVQGNFWEDLPPSGPVYEAISGSGSTIDPAYEAISGSGSTINPSHGCN, from the exons ATGGCGAGGATGATGTGTGGCCGCGCCGGCGAGCCGGCGGTGCGCAAGGGCCCGTGGACGCTGGAGGAGGACCTGATCCTCGTCGGCTACATCTCCAAGCACGGGGAAGGCTCTTGGGACAACCTCGCGCGCTCTGCTG GTCTGAACCGGAACGGGAAGAGCTGCAGGCTGCGGTGGCTCAACTACCTGAGGCCGGGGCTGCGGCGCGGCAGCAtctcgccggaggaggagatggTCATCCGGGAGCTCCACGCGAGGCTGGGGAACAAGTGGGCCGAGATCGCCAAGCACCTCCCCGGCCGGACAGACAACGAGGTCAAGAACTACTGGAGGACCAGGATACACAAGAAAGCACCCAGCTGCTGCCCGGCCTCCATGGCGGTGAGCGAGGTGACGACGTCGTCTGTGtcggcgtcgacgacgagccAGGCCAGCTCCACAGTGGGAGACGAGTACACGCAGACGAGCTTCCCTTACCCCGACCTGGGCTGGCCCGCCGCCGACCACCACGACGTGGCCGCCGCAACGACGCGGTTCTTGTCGGAGTTCAGCGATAACTTCTGGAGCGTCCAGGGCAACTTCTGGGAGGATCTCCCGCCTTCAGGCCCGGTGTACGAAGCAATCTCCGGTAGTGGAAGCACTATAGACCCGGCGTACGAAGCAATCTCCGGTAGTGGAAGCACTATAAACCCGTCGCACGGCTGCAACTAG